The Plasmodium knowlesi strain H genome assembly, chromosome: 14 genome has a segment encoding these proteins:
- a CDS encoding translation initiation factor SUI1, putative, translating to MEELQNEFDKMKIKSDAEEEQEGEESGQEKISQRKLRYLKMKDKKEEKKQKKRGTKGANNKNDVDGNSKIKSNDPKDEQKDGDNSRDDENANEVSNNLNENNEDDHNAASESPLRNKATKCEPVLVEYCKVCGMPYEYCEYGNSFNQCKEANKEKYNYDIVKADAEVNNKRQAKKTPQNATQKITIQKTTRARKKVVTVVVGLHTYVKLDKMAKIFSRFYACGASVIKGANGAPDQIDIQGDVEHNIVEVIMKNCPEIPEGVFVTLPPK from the exons atggaggaactCCAGAACGAATTcgacaaaatgaaaataaagtcGGATGCCGAGGAAGAacaggaaggggaagaatctggacaagaaaaaatatcccaAAGAAAGTTGAGAtacttaaaaatgaaagataaaaaggaagaaaaaaagcaaaagaaacGAGGCACGAAAGGTGCGAATAATAAGAACGACGTAGACGGTAATagcaaaattaaaagtaaTGACCCCAAGGATGAACAGAAAGATGGAGATAATTCACGGGATGATGAGAATGCAAATGAAGTTTCgaataatttaaatgaaaataatgagGACGATCATAATGCTGCGTCAGAAAGTCCCCTGAGAAATAAAGCAACGAAATGTGAGCCTGTCCTCGTGGAATATTGTAAAG TGTGCGGGATGCCCTACGAATACTGCGAGTACGGAAACTCCTTCAACCAGTGTAAGGAGGCCAACAAGGAGAAGTACAACTATGACATCGTAAAGGCCGATGCGGAAGTAAACAACAAGCGACAGGCGAAGAAGACCCCCCAAAAT GCGACTCAAAAAATTACCATACAAAAGACCACGCGGGCACGAAAAAAAGTTGTTACCGTTGTTGTAGGGTTACATACGTATGTCAAATTGgataaaatggcaaaaatattttcacgcTTCTATGCATGCGGTGCGTCTGTTATTAAGGGGGCAAATGGCGCCCCCGACCAGATAGACATACAG GGAGATGTCGAACATAACATTGTCGAAGTTATAATGAAGAACTGCCCAGAAATTCCTGAAGGCGTCTTCGTAACACTTCCTCCCAAATAG
- a CDS encoding PUB domain-containing protein, putative, whose amino-acid sequence MKFEECVQLLREKFPHVDPKLIEDKTKLYLINKAEACLPQEEKDFQIDDNSVEELCRIFYAEGGGKKKHVDSHPDKVHREDAAHSKEGDRRQEDNSSGYNKESSESLVQLGVGVKRDQPIDVVHERPHLSNEELTTKDKNTTKNLTRLNRACNPGILEADQFSPTQKDLFGGGTSEGSSNELMKTGRDGKKGAREDSGGDTRWGGENTTNGHQAEGQNDIMNRAANKEKNGEEDYTSKGALNSQTNKVEKREDALGNETEKENIAGMRTSQAIGKDISEKVNTLETPNLADAPSATLFEVIFRKSLLENDNIKRNISSKNFYIIGEDMLVNITIILDRVISELINHYRIKKLAPSEQEQHFENYFKVVYKLLTNISYNSKEEKYKIIKFTNTQIRTSFLTNCEIFNLTKLLFEILNFNTSSSYGLAISFPSQESIARPEEMGKDIASSSCYVDIVWKFEEPFSDKESILFEFVLTCVNIIMVMINKKVPSIRMSNEKIFASDGKTEQRLSQESEISKKYFEDPKKYLEKLSNNISPINNKLLIIHEKNKQEQQALSDIRKLHNEKYAVHKNYGKGSFAGGKNSHGISNRNNTSAAGKICNVNEKKNNNSADNRYCNNKELGDKNSLQKGTKKIKHFFKNLFKKG is encoded by the coding sequence aTGAAATTTGAAGAATGCGTACAGCtattaagagaaaaatttccaCATGTCGATCCAAAATTGATTGAAGATAAAACAAAGTTGTATTTGATCAACAAGGCAGAAGCATGTCTTCCTCAGGAGGAGAAAGATTTCCAAATAGATGACAACTCGGTGGAAGAATTGTGCAGGATCTTTTATGCAGAgggtggggggaaaaaaaaacatgtggaCTCCCACCCAGATAAGGTGCACAGGGAAGATGCTGCGCATAGCAAAGAGGGAGACAGAAGACAGGAAGATAATTCATCGGGTTATAATAAGGAAAGTTCAGAGTCATTGGTGCAACTGGGAGTGGGAGTGAAAAGAGACCAACCAATCGATGTAGTACATGAAAGACCACACCTCAGTAACGAAGAACTCACGACAAAGGAcaaaaatactacaaaaaatcTCACACGGTTAAACAGGGCTTGTAACCCAGGAATTCTGGAGGCTGATCAGTTTAGCCCTACACAGAAGGACCTTTTTGGAGGGGGAACCTCTGAGGGCAGTAGCAATGAGTTAATGAAAACTGGAAGAGACGGAAAGAAGGGGGCGAGAGAGGACTCGGGAGGTGATACCAGatggggaggagaaaatactACAAATGGTCATCAAGCTGAGGGACAAAACGATATTATGAATAGGGCAGcaaataaggagaaaaatggggaGGAAGATTATACCTCCAAGGGAGCTTTAAATAGCCAGACGaacaaagtggaaaagagGGAAGATGCCTTAGGAAACGAAACAGAGAAAGAGAATATCGCTGGAATGCGAACTTCCCAAGCAATAGGGAAGGACATTTCCGAAAAGGTCAACACATTGGAAACACCCAACTTGGCTGACGCGCCCAGTGCCACCTTGTTCGAAGTTATCTTCCGAAAATCCCTGCTAGAAAATGACAACATAAAACGGAACATATCATCAAAGAACTTCTACATAATAGGAGAAGACATGCTCGTGAACATCACGATAATCCTCGACCGAGTTATATCGGAGCTGATTAATCAttatagaataaaaaaattggctcCAAGTGAACAGGAAcaacattttgaaaattatttcaaagTGGTATACAAATTATTGACTAATATAAGTTACAATtcgaaagaggaaaaatataaaattataaaattcaCTAACACTCAAATTAGGACgtcttttttaacaaattgtgaaatttttaatttaacaaaattgttatttGAAATATTAAATTTTAATACAAGTAGTAGTTACGGGCTAGCTATTTCCTTTCCCAGTCAAGAATCCATTGCAAGGCCCgaagaaatgggaaaagacaTCGCATCGTCATCTTGCTATGTAGATATAGTGTGGAAATTTGAAGAACCCTTTAGCGATAAAGAATCCATACTGTTCGAATTTGTCCTGACCTGCGTCAATATAATCATGGTTATGATAAATAAGAAAGTCCCAAGCATTCGAATGAGtaacgaaaaaatatttgcatCCGATGGGAAAACAGAACAGAGATTATCACAAGAAAGTGAAATTTCCAAAAAGTACTTTGAAGACCCGAAGAAGTATctggaaaaattatcaaataaTATTTCCCCCATAAATAACAAACTGCTAATTATTCATGAGAAGAACAAACAAGAACAGCAGGCCTTGAGTGACATTCGTAAATTGCACAATGAGAAATATGCggtacataaaaattatggaaaagGTAGTTTTGCAGGTGGAAAAAACTCACATGGCATATCCAACCGGAATAATACGTCCGCAGCGGGAAAGATTTGCAatgtgaatgaaaaaaaaaataataattctgCGGATAATCGTTATTGTAATAACAAAGAATTGGGAGATAAAAATAGCTTACAGAAGGGCACCAAGAAGataaagcatttttttaaaaatttatttaaaaaaggataa
- a CDS encoding CS domain protein, putative: MENEKHENMLLAIARDFQSIDNLIETFLSFLEHKTDYFHIMLNEDDIGTLAEKYDGAVGKDILNNNKCGFKAHSREENLMKLFRKHQLNYIIKKQPYLIENEDMRNKYLPSCDELKKLNTSKFCEVKNKQNDMKKKVETGTTPITVTTSETHISTWNGGQTEKYLWNQALNEINIEMPLHTEIKTSEINVQITNKSIKVYHKNEIKLEGTFYEEVNKQECMWNIEDKKKLIIFLEKKRENWWPCVLMGDPEIDTSKIESKKNLTDFDEKTQGEIRKFLHQQKIKNEGAQSPEELKAQNIMKNAISSKGYPFMK; the protein is encoded by the exons atggaaaacgAAAAGCACGAAAATATGCTACTCGCCATTGCGCGAGATTTTCAGTCAATAGACAATTTAATAGAAACCTTCTTGTCATTCCTCGAACACAAAACTGACTACTTCCACATAATGCTTAATGAGGATGACATAGGAACATTGGCCGAAAAGTATGATGGCGCTGTAGGTAAAGACATTTTAAATAACAACAAGTGTGGATTCAAAGCTCATAGCAGGGAAGAGAACTTAATGAAGTTATTTAGAAAGCACCAATTAAATTATATTATCAAAAAGCAGCCATATTTAATCGAAAATGAAGACATGAGGAACAAATATTTACCTTCTTGTGatgagttaaaaaaattgaataccTCAAAATTCTGCGAAGTGAAAAATAAGCAGAACgatatgaagaagaaggtagAAACTGGAACAACACCGATTACTGTCACTACAA GTGAAACTCACATATCAACCTGGAATGGAGGACAAACTGAAAAATATCTCTGGAACCAGGCGCTAAATGAAATTAATATAGAAATGCCACTCCACACTGAAATAAAAACTAGCGAAATCAACGTCCAAATTACGAACAAAAGCATTAAAGTGTATCACAAAA ACGAAATAAAACTGGAAGGCACCTTTTATGAAGAAGTGAATAAGCAGGAATGCATGTGGAACATAGAGGACAAGAAAAAGctaatcatttttttggaaaaaaaaagagaaaactgGTGGCCATGTGTACTAATGGGGGACCCAGAAATTGACACTTCCAAAATCGAATCCAAAAAGAACTTAACAgattttgatgaaaaaacgCAGGGAGAAATACGGAAATTCTTGCACCAGCAGAAAAT AAAAAACGAAGGGGCTCAATCACCTGAAGAATTAAAAGCGCAGAACATTATGAAAAATGCTATCAGCAGTAAAGGATATCCATTtatgaaataa